A window of the Loxodonta africana isolate mLoxAfr1 chromosome 3, mLoxAfr1.hap2, whole genome shotgun sequence genome harbors these coding sequences:
- the KIAA2013 gene encoding uncharacterized protein KIAA2013 homolog — MWLQQRLKGLPGLLSSSWARRLLCLLGLLLLLLWFAGSGARRAAGGLHLLPWGRGEPGAAEPSACLQAATRAWRSLRERGEAVPLGPGVPALVANGFLALDVAANRLLVIPGEREPAVAPDFVPFVQLRPLSALSEAGEAVLLLREGLLRRVRCLQLGAPGSGPAAVVPGPASASGLVAGGGRDCVLLQEDFLAHRGRPHVYLQRIQLNNPTERVAALQTVGPTAGPVPRAFTSTLEKVGDHQFLLYSGRSPPLSTGLVHLVVVAAKKLVNRLQVAPKTQLDETVLWVVHVSDPINPQVLKSKAANELKTLQDLARKEMLELLEMPANELLQDHQRLWAQLFSPGVEMKRITDAHTPSSLTVNLTLYYMLSCSPAPLLNPTLSHRERDQMESTLNYEDHCFSGHATMHAENLWPGRLSTIQQILQLSNLWKLTLQKRGCKGLVKVGAPGIMQGMVLSFGGLQFTENHLQFQADPDVLHNSYSLHGIRYKNDHINLAVLADAEGKPYLHVAVESRGQPVKIYACEAGCLDDPVELTSAPQGHTFSIMVTQPITPLLYISTDLTHLQDLRHTLHLKAILAHDEHMAQQDPGLPFLFWFSVASLITLFHLFLFKLIYNEYCGPGAKPLFRSKEDPSV; from the exons ATGTGGCTGCAGCAGCGGCTTAAGGGACTGCCGGGGCTGCTGTCGAGCAGCTGGGCCCGCCGCCTCTTGTGCCTGCTcggcctgctgctgctgctcttgTGGTTCGCTGGCTCCGGGGcgcggcgggcggcgggcggccTGCATCTGCTGCCGTGGGGCCGCGGCGAGCCGGGCGCTGCCGAGCCCTCCGCCTGCCTGCAGGCGGCCACACGTGCCTGGCGTAGCCTGCGGGAGCGCGGCGAGGCTGTGCCGCTGGGCCCTGGCGTGCCGGCCCTGGTGGCCAACGGCTTCCTGGCCCTGGACGTGGCGGCCAACCGGCTCTTGGTGATCCCCGGGGAGCGGGAGCCCGCCGTGGCGCCGGACTTCGTGCCTTTTGTGCAGCTGCGCCCGCTCAGTGCGCTGTCCGAAGCTGGGGAGGCTGTCCTGCTGTTGCGGGAGGGCCTGCTGCGCCGGGTGCGCTGCCTGCAGCTCGGGGCTCCAGGCTCTGGGCCCGCGGCCGTCGTCCCTGGGCCCGcctcggcctctggccttgttgcAGGGGGCGGCCGCGACTGCGTGCTGCTGCAAGAGGACTTTCTGGCGCACCGAGGCCGACCTCACGTCTACCTGCAGCGCATCCAGCTCAACAACCCCACGGAGCGCGTGGCCGCGCTGCAGACTGTGGGGCCTACTGCTGGCCCAGTCCCCAGGGCCTTCACCAGTACCCTGGAGAAGGTCGGAGACCATCAGTTCCTTCTCTACTCGGGCCGGTCCCCGCCTTTGTCCACGGGACTGGTGCACTTAGTGGTGGTGGCGGCCAAGAAGCTAGTGAACCGGCTCCAGGTGGCTCCCAAGACACAACTGGATGAGACAGTGCTGTGGGTTGTACATGTCTCCGATCCCATTAACCCCCAGGTGCTCAAGAGCAAAGCAGCCAACGAGCTCAAGACGCTGCAGGACTTGGCCCGGAAGGAAATGCTGGAGCTCTTGGAGATGCCAGCAAATGAGTTGCTTCAGGACCACCAGCGTCTCTGGGCCCAGCTCTTCAGCCCAG GAGTAGAAATGAAGAGGATCACTGACGCCCACACACCGTCCAGCCTGACCGTGAACCTGACACTGTACTACATGCTGTCCTGCTCCCCAGCCCCACTGCTCAACCCCACCCTGAGCCACAGGGAGAGAGACCAGATGGAGTCGACGCTCAACTATGAAGATCACTGCTTCAGCGGCCACGCCACGATGCACGCGGAGAACCTCTGGCCTGGGCGGCTGTCCACGATCCAGCAGATCCTGCAGCTGTCCAACCTGTGGAAGCTGACCCTGCAGAAGCGTGGTTGCAAGGGACTGGTGAAGGTGGGCGCCCCAGGCATCATGCAGGGCATGGTGCTCAGCTTTGGCGGGCTGCAGTTCACCGAGAACCACCTGCAGTTCCAGGCCGACCCCGACGTGCTGCACAACAGCTACTCATTGCACGGCATCCGCTACAAGAACGACCACATCAACCTGGCCGTGCTCGCAGACGCCGAGGGCAAGCCCTACCTGCACGTGGCCGTGGAGTCCCGTGGCCAGCCCGTCAAGATCTACGCCTGTGAAGCGGGCTGCCTGGACGACCCCGTGGAGCTGACCTCGGCACCCCAGGGCCACACATTCTCCATCATGGTGACGCAGCCCATCACACCGCTGCTCTACATCTCCACCGACCTCACGCACCTGCAGGACCTGCGGCACACGCTGCACCTCAAGGCCATCCTGGCCCACGACGAGCACATGGCCCAGCAGGACCCCGGGCTGCCCTTCCTCTTCTGGTTCAGTGTGGCCTCCCTCATCACCCTCTTCCACCTCTTCCTCTTCAAGCTCATCTATAACGAGTACTGCGGGCCTGGCGCCAAGCCCCTCTTCCGGAGTAAG GAAGATCCCAGTGTCTGA